From the Helianthus annuus cultivar XRQ/B chromosome 17, HanXRQr2.0-SUNRISE, whole genome shotgun sequence genome, the window atgttgttaaggtccacaccgatgaccaacgtgccgacctttttaccaaagcatttgacaaatcaagatttgactttttattattggtaaacggcattaaggtcaagcaagagtaaaccaacatcggaaaatcatttttgtaaatacctctgtgtttttaaattttatcttagtttattgattttagggggagtaaatccaaaatctgaaaatccaaaaacatcgaaaaatttcaaaaacacaaaaacaatagaaaaacaaaaatgagtttcctggcgagcaaaagagaaaatgatagtacatcagtggtctatccaaaccactttaaaccttaaatgaaaaacgataagcagctctatataagatttatcggtaggctcacaatcattttaaagtgtgcagggtgatataaacttaaatcgactgaagaccaggtgggaaccattcattggcatatggtcttagtaccgaaatttcgtttgatagattgccgaggttctgagatattcggtctttatgctgcttatcatctgggtatcatagttgtatcttataccgaaaaataacggggacgcaagtctagatcttccatgatactatacatacgtgtacatattgcatacgacctcaataagtgataaacaatcacatgtccatatcaaaataagtgataatatatcacatttatccgggagtcaagttcgtctctctgctgtacggaagtactgacctgttcacggacttgctcctgtgccctcatgcatatgaaaatcaagttcctcatcaataagtgattctatcacatagggcttgttttcaaatcaaaataagtgagaatctcacatcatatacggtcaaacagatgataatcggtatactcaccggtaagatgaactctcgtgcataccttgatacgggaatgtgtcgtgatgtggatgaacaccggtcggtaagtataaatcataccttaacgtatcccttcgccatgattacatctgataagttgagcttaagtggacaacaataccgataattgttataggatgcttatcttaatgttaactaattgaacaacaagagcgttttggcatgaccgtacactgatatgattctcttaccctcgaaactcgcaaaaagaatgtctgtatatatttatttactgctttcagtctttacatttaaaaaaaattaaaaataccaaaaagattttaggtgtgttttaatataaattttataaaagctaaaaagattttctttctattttattttcgatcgtacgatgttggatctcgagtcttcgttacctgaaacctgactgaaaaccgaattgacaaaatcttcataaacggtcgaaatttgcaagttttgaaagttagaaactaagactgacaaatttattaaactttcaaactgtcggacggtgtttgattgaaacatggtcatacgtgtgtcatttgtttatgctaactatattccaagcagttgttctcattacgcgtttagatttcttgcatgtgcagattctaaaagcaaggagaacatagtcgaCGACAAGCTTcagaatgaagacacgacgtgaaggcactcaaatgatgaagatgatcgagttgccgctgaccatcatcaacaccacaaggatctcaagcattaATGATCAAGTCTTTtgcgagcataactcaagggggagcttatgttaagggggagtttgtcaacacacttcctacatgatacgggtagtttgttgatacactttctgctttcaagacgtgaagactttgaagatcctccgacattgatgacttgaaaggacgtcagagacttgaagacacgaagatcgagacaaagctacagccaagggggagtttgttggtgcacttgtgtctgtactttgtctgtatataaaacgatgtcctttgttagtcctgtaagtttgaccaagtcaaccatcctcctggtttgacttggacaaacagttgGTACATGATTGTCAtatgtctgtgtcgaaggatgagtcatcgaaggatagtttagatccttcgatgagctcgaaagataaaccttcgatggatgttgatggacctcgatagatcatccttcgagatatatgtagatccttcgacaggtttcagatcgatagatgatccttcgatcaatctatctaatccttcgaccagacaagCTGTGATGAgtatatatactcatgtaatgtgttcacttcagaCGGACACCAGGAGAGACACTTCAcagagaacacacacacacttagagagtttgcaaaacagatttgtagacattgagcttgtaaccgaacctttcatacgtattaatacaagtggtgttaatcggtgaatattgtgtgtcttgtgtttgtgcttgtttcatctcggtttgcactctagcttggattccgcacttgctagtgtgtttaacataacaaggttaaggtttgacctcatcctccgagggacctacactaACTCTATTTAAAGCCTTTGTAAGTCGATCTGGAATTTACGCAAGATTAATCTAAATCCATAATCTTTTATGAGGATGTCAGTCCGTTGCAACTCCCTACTAGTGTTCTATTCTATGCAAGTGTTGACATATTTTGACGCCGATCAATATAAGGGGTGGTGTGGAGGTTGTTACTCATTTGAGATCTATATAGATTTTGATGTAATTGTCTTTTGAGAGTTGATGAAAATACTTTATAATGGACTTTTAGCTAAAGTCATCTAATTTTTAGAGAAAGAGTTAACGGCCATTTTTATCTCTGTCTTTTGTTCACTTTTATCATTTCAGACCAGTTTTTAAAAATACACCAGTTTCCTCCTTGGTATACTGAAAATGTGTCACTTCAGTGCAAAAATTAAAACTCAGTTAAGTCAGATAAGTTAAATGAAAATTcatatatcttttattttcactttattttatgaattgacaataatacccttTATTTAACCTGTCTGACTTAACTGAGTTTAAATTTTTTAACTGAGTGACACATTTCCAATATGTCAAGGAGGAAACTGGTGTATTTTTAAAAATTGACCTGAAATGAAAAAAGTTAACAAACCACTGGAATGAAAATGGTAGCTAACTCTTttagaaaaaacaataaaaaatactATAACTGGCCTAATCCCAAAGAAAAATCTCATGGGCCGTCCACGAgaactttaaaaaaaatttaggCTTTGggcgaaaaaaaaaaaattaggccCAAAAATTGTGGTTAAGGGGaaatgatttaaaaaataaaatcttGGTGGTGGAGCCAAGAGTTGAACGTAAGACATTTTCTTTTTCCTAAGATGGCTTTTCCACTCTACCACCAACACTTTTTTACATAATAAATGGATATATTAATATCAAATATAcaatttagtatatatatatatatatatatatataaaagcttaTAAAAACCTTTCGGGCCCTTTAAAAATTTAGGACTCGAGCAACGGCACGGGTTGGCCGGCCCAAGAGCCCGGCCCTGCAACATATAGACATACTTGTAGTCACACAGAAACTTGATTTTTCAATACATAAAATACCAATATAAGAACTACATGAACATCAAACAACCCTTGTTGTACATGAAATTAGGTttttaaaccccccaaaaaaatcCGAATTTTGTGCTCTATTATGCACTCGGAACATTGTGGCAACCCATGTTCAAACTTGGACTTACTTTGCCAGCAAACGGTACATACTTCCACACATAAACACGCTAGTTATAATCAAACAAACCTTGAAACTGCAATATGAGAAAGTAATCACCCAGAAAACACAATAAACACGCTAGTTATAATCAACTCGGAAAGACCTAAACAACCATAACTGGATATCGATGGTTGTTTAGCTAAGTTACTACATATCTCTAACTTCAAACATGTTGCGGTTCTTGACGACTATGTCAAACATATGCATAGGTTTGAGTTTGTTGAAGTCTTTAGGTAGAGAAATGAGATGCACTGTCGATCTTTTGTGAAATTGCAACAAATCAGGGTCATCGTAGTACCTTTCCCATCCGAATGATGACAGCATTCTTCCCAGCACATCGTATGAAGTCACCACTTCGTTCGTTGGTACATGAACCAGGACCTTACGTCGGCCCGCACCCTGAAAGGAATCACTTCCAGGACTATCCACTAGTCGTACCACACCGTTCTGCTTGAACACCCAAACACCAGACATATCTTTAGTTCTTGACTAGCTATATAGGGTTTTTTAGTTGTGGTTTTAGTTCTTGACTAGCTAGCTATTTAGGGTTTTTTAGTTGTGGTTTTGATGAACAGGAATATGAATGTCTGGAGTCCGGAGTGGAGGTTTATATAGGGTTTTTTGCCACTTGGGTTGGAGAATATATGCATATACATATATCACTTTCTTTATATGATACATAAAAGCGTGCTTTGTGGCCCATTAACTGGTAAGAGTTAATTTTTTGTGTGTTTAGGGCATCACTAGCCCACGTGTGAATATGTGGGGGAGGGCAAACTTTGGATTTAGGAGAATCCAAAATCATTTTCCATGTCATTATAAATCCCCACAAACATAGAGGGAATCTTAAGCTTCGGTTGGTCGAGTCGTTCTGGAACAACATTAATTGGAAACAACTGTATGGATCGGCTTCCTGTGTGTGACCAGATGTTGATTGATATTACAGGTCTGGCTCTATTTTAGTTGTattgttattaacttgttttgATATGCAAAGTGTACCTTGTGTATATAATAAGACTTACTTAACAATCAAAGTACGTGGTTTTTTCACTGAATCAAACATCCTATGAATATGTTGGTTGTGGGGTTTTAGATCATATCATAAGTAAATCATAAACGACAATCGAAACTACAACTTATAATCGAAACTACAACTTATGGTTTGTGGAGAATCACTTCTGAATATAACTAAAAAGAAGCAACATATAGTATTCCTTATCAACACTGCACTGGTGTTGATAAGCCGGTTGAATTTTCTTACTTTTCAAGTAATTAAAGAATTCGTGTTCAGATCCTATCCTATCCTAACATGACTATTTTGTAATCTGTTATACTAGAAAATACGTTTACAACTAATTAAATGGGGTACCCGTGACAGATAACAACCAAACATACTCCAAGATTTATGTTCATACAACAAATATATTGAAGTTCTAATTCTTTAATATACCTTTAATAGTCTTATTTGATAAAAAttaaacttattattattattattattattattattattattattattattattattattattattattactactactactactactattactattactattattactattactattaatattattatggGCTGCTAAATTGGTCAATTACAAAGCCGGATGTTTATGTTTGTTGTTGATGCATTTTGTGTCTGTAGCTAGTAATTGGTTATACCATATGTCTTTTGGTCGTTATGTAGACGTTTAAGTATGTAAATGTTTGACTTTTGTGTaagttgaccaaagtcaaacaaCATTGTCTTGTCGTTTGAGTTGGATATGATATGTCACTAACCAAACAAAAACGGATGTTGTTTATCCAAAGATGTTGTCTTTTGGAATGAGTTGTTGTTTGAAAGGAATCCAAAaggggaaaattaccaaaatgtcacTTGACCAACTCAACTTACCAAAATGTCACCCTTCTGCGTCCATGGGCGGACTCATCCGATATGGGAAGCGTCCGTCTGTAAAGTTGAAGAGTCCATGAATGAGGGGGTTCCATGTGTCCAACAAAGGTGATGAGTCGACGGCGGACTCTTCCGAAAAGTCCACCGATTCTTCCGAAGATGAGTCGACGGCGGACTCTTTCGAAGAGTCCACCGACTCTTCATTTTCTGACCACAACGTTTTCTCAGACGAGTCATCTTCTCCGGCGCCAATGTGAACTACATATATTGATCATTTTAGTCACCATTTATTTACCTGTTTTATATATTATGTTATTCTTGTTTTAGAGTAACAATGTGACAACCACAGACAGGAAATTTTAAATATCTCCAGGATGTGACACTGATTCAATCAAAGGGCGGATTTATATAACAAATGTGATTGAAAAATCATACACACAAACGTGATTGAAAATTCATACACGGCCCTCGAAGAAGGTACAACTTCATCACAACAGGAGGGACAGCTTCATCACACAAATATGATTGAAAATTCATACACGGCCCTCGAAGAAGGTACAGCTTCATCACAACAGGAGGGACAGCTTCATCCCACACAGAGCTTTCTGTGGTGCTTTCTGTGAGAAGATGACTCGTCTGGTAAATAAATGGAGACTAAAATGATCAAAATAAATGTAGTTCACATCGGTGCCAGAGAAGATGACTCGTCTGAGAAGACGTTGTGGTCAGAAATGAAGAATCGGTGGACTCTTCGGAAGAGTCGGTGGACGCTTTGGAAGAGTCGGTGGACTCTTAGGAGGAGTCCGCCGTCGACTCGTCACCTTTGTTGGACACTTGTAACCTCCTCATTCATGGACTCTTCAACTTTATAGACGGACACTTCCCATATCGGACGAGTCCGCCCATGGACGCAGAAATGTGACATTTTGGTAAGTTGAGTTGGTCAAGTGACATTTTGGAAATTCCCCATCCAAAAAACATGTGATGTCGTTTAGAATATCCAAACAACATGTGATGTTGTTTGGTTATCTGAACCATGACACTTGGCAGCTGGGTTTTGATTATAAATACCCAACATGCCTTTTGGAATATAGAGctgaaaagagagagagagagagagagagagagagagagagagagagagagagagagagagagagtgtgtgtgtgtgtgtgtgtactgGAGAGCTTTTCTTTGTATATCTTGTACCGATGTTGGTGCATATTcggtgacaacagcttaatagtttgattatttagtctttggatattttgtaatgggcttagcttattggttagtgagtttattattgtaatgggcttggaaaatggcctagTCCATGTAGGAAGCCTAGTTCACaaacatgtggtatataaacatgtttttgtgattagggttttagtggttagagagttttagagagagaaaacatagagagagagagaaaaacgTTTTTTGTGTGAGGCAATATCACAGAGATAGGCTGTGAGGTTGTGaaggtcttgaattgattgtaaactgcaagttggataatcaatagaagacccgtTTGATTGGAATTTCTATTTTCTACTCGTTTCTGtgcaaatctgatctagaggattccgcactctagattagatatacaattctgtgaagatccatacacatcaaagggacctacaattggtatcagagcattaggctcttgaagaggcTTGGTTCAGAATTGGCTGCAGAAACTTGAAGAAATTTtcgaaaaatttaaaatctgaaaactagggttttgaaaaatttcgaaatttttgagttttgttcttgggatttttgaaattttgggTATTTTGATCTTATTGCGTATTTAATTTTGCTGTTTTTAGTGTTTTAGTTGCAGGAAAGttgaagattttgaagaaaaacttgaagatttgaagaaaaacttgaagatttgaagatttgttcttcgtgttcttcgtgttcttcattgTGTTCttcataaattttgaaaatttttgctgattttggtgttttgattttg encodes:
- the LOC110922031 gene encoding flowering-promoting factor 1-like protein 3, which encodes MSGVWVFKQNGVVRLVDSPGSDSFQGAGRRKVLVHVPTNEVVTSYDVLGRMLSSFGWERYYDDPDLLQFHKRSTVHLISLPKDFNKLKPMHMFDIVVKNRNMFEVRDM